In one window of Syntrophales bacterium DNA:
- a CDS encoding electron transfer flavoprotein subunit alpha/FixB family protein codes for MAEFKGVMVCAEFVNGKMSPITMELLGIGRRLADDLGEELSALLIGKEAAPFSQQAVAYGAQRVYLVSNPLLDSYNSDAYTGAITSVCRQVNPSIMLLGQTDTGRDLAPRLAVRLGGGLAMDCIDLSIDPETKLMLQTRPVFGGNAYAVMITPTARPQMATVRPKTMSPLERDDTRQGEVIPLEIGIESSLIKAEIIETVKEEVEGIKLEEAEIVVTGGRGIGTVEGFDVLRKLAGVLGGAVGATRAACDEGLAPTTMQVGQTGKIVSPNLYIAVALSGAVQHLAGCSGSKHIAVINTDPEAYIFKVAEWGIVADYKVTLAPFIEKCKELSTQ; via the coding sequence ATGGCTGAGTTTAAAGGAGTAATGGTTTGTGCCGAGTTTGTAAATGGAAAAATGTCTCCCATTACGATGGAGCTTTTAGGGATAGGAAGAAGGCTTGCCGATGATCTGGGGGAGGAGCTTAGCGCCCTCTTAATAGGGAAAGAGGCTGCTCCCTTTAGCCAGCAAGCCGTTGCCTACGGGGCGCAGAGGGTATATCTGGTCAGTAATCCGCTGCTTGACAGTTATAATTCTGATGCCTATACCGGGGCAATAACAAGTGTATGTCGCCAGGTGAATCCCTCTATCATGCTTCTGGGTCAGACAGATACCGGCAGGGATCTCGCCCCGAGATTAGCCGTCAGGTTAGGGGGGGGACTTGCGATGGACTGCATTGATCTCAGTATCGATCCTGAAACAAAGCTAATGCTTCAAACCAGGCCGGTTTTCGGTGGTAACGCCTATGCGGTAATGATCACCCCTACTGCCCGACCACAAATGGCAACGGTAAGACCAAAAACGATGTCACCTCTTGAGCGAGATGATACCCGACAAGGTGAAGTCATTCCTCTGGAGATTGGTATAGAAAGTTCACTGATAAAAGCCGAGATCATCGAGACCGTAAAAGAGGAGGTTGAGGGGATAAAATTAGAAGAGGCAGAAATTGTAGTTACCGGCGGACGGGGTATCGGGACTGTCGAAGGCTTTGATGTTCTCAGGAAGCTTGCCGGGGTATTGGGCGGCGCTGTAGGGGCAACAAGGGCTGCCTGTGATGAAGGATTAGCACCAACAACGATGCAGGTGGGACAAACAGGCAAAATTGTAAGTCCTAATTTGTATATCGCTGTTGCTTTGTCTGGCGCCGTACAACACCTCGCCGGTTGTTCCGGCTCGAAACATATAGCAGTCATCAATACCGACCCGGAGGCCTATATCTTCAAGGTAGCCGAATGGGGTATCGTGGCAGATTATAAGGTAACATTAGCACCCTTCATAGAAAAATGTAAGGAGCTTTCAACACAATAA